A single Lolium perenne isolate Kyuss_39 chromosome 6, Kyuss_2.0, whole genome shotgun sequence DNA region contains:
- the LOC127308287 gene encoding tyrosine-sulfated glycopeptide receptor 1-like gives MQTLHFSNRTDSNKLHIPSLGVALVLLICLASPASSCTAQEKGSLLQFLAQLSRDGGLAASWQNGTDCCKWEGITCDRDKTVTDVLLASKGLKGHISPSLGILSRLQHLDLSHNSLSGGLPLELVSSSSITILDVSFNQLNGTLSQLPSSIPARPLQVLNISTNLFTGEFPSSIWKAMENLVALNTSNTSFTGQIPTQLCNISPSIIVLDLCFNKFSGNIPSGLGDCSRLRELRVGYNSLSGTLPDDLFNATSLEYLSFPNNDLHGILADTRIFNLRNLETLDLGGNKFSGKIPDTIGQLKKLKELHLNNNNMSGELPSALSNCINLITINLKSNNFSGELNKVNFSYLANLRTLDLYYNQFNGTVPESIYSCSNLTALRLAHNNLGGQLSPQISNLKYLAFMSLAENSFKNITNTLHILKRCRKLTTLLIAFNFKGEIMPQDEKIDGFENLQVLGIGGCEFYGQIPLWISRLANLEVLILSHNQLNGSIPSWIKTLTKLFYLDISNNSLTGEIPIALMDMAMLKSEKTEVHLDPGFFELPVYDTPSLQYRVPIALRKVLDLSHNKFTGEIPFKIGQLKALLALNFSFNQLTGEIPQSICNLTSLQVLDLSSNDLTGAIPAALNSLHFLAEFNISHNSLEGPIPSGGQFNTFLNSSYDGNPKLCGSILAQKCLPSSLPPSSTNHRDKKTVLAIAFGVFFGGIAILLLLGRILVSVRMRSFTAKNRRGSNEDAEATSFYSSSEQTLVMMRMPQGKGDENKLKFTDILKATNNFDKENVIGCGGYGLVYKAELADGSKLAIKKLNSEMCLMEREFSAEVDALSMAQHENLVPLWGYCVQGNSRFLVYSYMENGSLDDWLHNSYDDATSFLDWPTRLKIAQGASLGLSYIHDVCKPQIVHRDIKSSNILLDKEFKAYVADFGLARLILPNQTHVSTELAGTMGYIPPEYGQSWVATLRGDMYSFGVVLLELLTGMRPVPVLSTSKELVPWVLEMRSEGKQVEVLDPTLGGTGYEEQMLKVLEAACKCVNHNQFMRPTIMEVVSCLDSIDADQQM, from the coding sequence ATGCAGACACTCCATTTTTCCAACAGGACAGACAGCAACAAATTGCACATACCTTCCCTTGGTGTTGCTCTTGTGCTGCTGATCTGCTTGGCCTCTCCTGCCAGTTCCTGCACGGCGCAGGAGAAGGGCTCCCTTCTCCAGTTCCTCGCCCAGCTCTCACGAGATGGTGGCCTCGCCGCTTCATGGCAGAATGGCACGGATTGCTGCAAGTGGGAAGGGATCACCTGCGACAGAGATAAGACGGTCACCGATGTCTTGCTGGCTTCGAAGGGACTCAAGGGGCACATCTCACCGTCTCTTGGGATCCTCAGCAGGCTGCAACACCTTGACCTCTCTCACAATTCACTATCAGGTGGTCTGCCTTTGGAATTGGTTTCGTCCAGCAGCATCACCATTCTTGATGTAAGCTTCAACCAGCTGAATGGAACGCTCAGTCAGCTGCCATCTTCAATCCCTGCCCGGCCACTGCAGGTACTGAATATCTCCACCAACTTATTTACAGGAGAGTTTCCATCCAGCATATGGAAAGCAATGGAGAATCTGGTTGCACTCAATACCAGCAATACCAGCTTTACTGGGCAGATACCAACTCAATTATGTAACATCTCACCATCCATCATTGTGCTTGATCTGTGTTTCAACAAATTCAGTGGTAACATCCCCTCCGGACTTGGTGATTGCTCTAGGCTGAGAGAGCTCAGAGTCGGCTACAACAGCCTCAGTGGAACACTCCCAGATGATCTCTTCAATGCTACCTCATTGGAATACCTGTCTTTTCCCAACAATGATTTACATGGAATTCTTGCTGATACACGTATATTCAACCTCAGAAATCTTGAAACCCTTGATCTTGGAGGGAACAAATTCAGTGGGAAGATTCCAGATACTATCGGCCAGCTCAAGAAACTGAAGGAGCTCCATTTGAACAACAACAATATGTCAGGGGAGCTGCCATCAGCTCTGAGCAATTGCATAAATCTGATAACAATAAACCTCAAGAGCAACAATTTTAGCGGAGAACTTAACAAGGTCAATTTCTCCTACCTAGCCAATCTAAGAACTTTAGATCTTTACTACAACCAATTCAATGGCACAGTTCCAGAAAGCATATACTCTTGCAGCAATCTGACTGCATTACGGCTAGCTCATAACAACTTaggtgggcagctttcaccacaaATAAGCAATCTGAAGTACCTTGCCTTTATGTCACTTGCAGAAAATTCTTTTAAAAATATCACAAATACACTTCACATCCTTAAGAGGTGCCGGAAACTTACCACGCTGcttattgctttcaacttcaaaggAGAGATCATGCCACAGGATGAAAAAATTGATGGTTTTGAGAATCTTCAAGTTTTGGGTATCGGAGGATGTGAATTTTATGGACAAATACCTCTTTGGATATCAAGGCTAGCAAATTTAGAGGTGTTAATTTTATCTCACAATCAACTCAATGGATCAATACCATCATGGATCAAAACCCTAACCAAACTCTTCTATCTTGACATATCAAACAACAGCCTCACAGGGGAAATTCCAATAGCACTGATGGATATGGCAATGCTAAAGTCAGAGAAGACTGAAGTCCATTTAGACCCAGGGTTTTTTGAGCTACCTGTTTATGATACTCCATCACTTCAATACCGTGTACCTATTGCTTTGCGTAAAGTTCTGGATCTAAGCCACAATAAATTCACTGGTGAGATCCCCTTCAAGATAGGCCAGTTGAAAGCCCTCCTTGCACTCAATTTCAGCTTCAATCAGCTCACAGGAGAAATCCCACAATCAATATGCAACCTCACAAGCTTGCAGGTGCTAGACTTATCTAGCAATGATCTCACAGGTGCGATCCCAGCTGCATTAAATAGTCTGCACTTCCTTGCAGAATTCAACATTTCTCACAATAGCCTTGAAGGGCCTATTCCATCTGGAGGCCAGTTTAATACTTTTTTGAATTCCAGTTACGATGGGAATCCAAAGCTTTGCGGCTCTATTCTAGCTCAAAAATGCCTTCCATCCTCACTTCCTCCGTCCTCCACCAATCACCGAGATAAGAAGACTGTTCTTGCAATTGCATTTGGTGTGTTTTTTGGAGGCATTGCTATACTTTTGTTGCTTGGGCGCATACTTGTCTCGGTCAGGATGAGGAGTTTTACAGCAAAAAACAGAAGGGGGAGCAATGAAGATGCTGAAGCAACTTCATTCTACTCCAGTTCAGAGCAAACATTAGTGATGATGCGGATGCCACAGGGCAAGGGAGACGAAAACAAGCTTAAATTCACTGACATTTTGAAAGCTACGAATAACTTTGACAAGGAGAATGTCATCGGATGTGGAGGTTATGGATTAGTTTACAAGGCAGAGCTAGCTGATGGCTCCAAGCTGGCAATAAAGAAGCTCAATAGTGAAATGTGTCTGATGGAAAGGGAGTTCAGTGCAGAGGTTGACGCACTTTCCATGGCACAACATGAAAATCTTGTACCACTGTGGGGTTACTGCGTCCAGGGGAACTCAAGGTTTCTCGTATATTCCTACATGGAGAATGGCAGCCTGGATGATTGGCTTCACAACAGTTATGATGATGCTACCTCGTTTCTTGACTGGCCGACTCGGCTCAAGATCGCACAGGGAGCAAGCCTAGGACTGTCTTATATCCATGATGTCTGCAAACCTCAAATTGTTCACCGAGAcatcaaatcaagtaacatcctaCTGGACAAAGAATTTAAAGCTTATGTTGCAGATTTTGGGCTAGCCAGATTGATCCTTCCCAACCAAACTCATGTTTCAACTGAACTGGCCGGCACAATGGGTTACATACCTCCCGAGTATGGACAATCATGGGTTGCTACATTGAGAGGTGATATGTACAGTTTCGGAGTAGTCCTACTTGAGCTTCTCACTGGAATGCGACCTGTTCCAGTCCTATCTACATCAAAAGAGCTAGTCCCATGGGTGCTGGAAATGAGGTCCGAGGGAAAGCAAGTTGAGGTCCTGGATCCAACACTTGGAGGCACAGGATATGAAGAGCAAATGCTGAAGGTGCTTGAAGCCGCTTGCAAATGCGTCAACCATAACCAATTCATGAGGCCAACTATCATGGAAGTAGTCTCTTGCCTAGACAGTATAGACGCTGATCAGCAGATGTAA